TTAAGACTTATGCCGAGAATGTAGTGAAGAATGCAAATGTCCTCGCGGAAACACTGATCAGCGAAGGAGTTAACATTGTATCCGGTGGTACGGATAACCACTTGATGTTGCTTGATACACGTAACCTGAACATTACTGGAAAAGATGCGGAAAAAGTACTAGATTCCATCGGAATCACTGTGAATAAAAACGCAATTCCATTTGATCCTACCAGCCCTTTTGTAACTAGTGGTATCCGTATTGGTACACCTGCAGTTACTTCCCGTGGCATGGATGAGCAAGCAATGGTGGCTATTGGTCGTATCATAGCTAATGTTCTGAAGAATCCGAAGGACGAAGCGAAATTGACTGAGGCAGCTCGTCAAGTTGCTGAATTGACGGATCAGTACCCACTGTATCCAGAACTGAAATACTAGTTCTTATTCGTATTAATGAATGAGTCTACCTCCACCAAGTCCTGATTTCGGGTTTGGTGGAGGTTTTTTGTTGTTTATTGTTCACAATATTACAATGGAGATATTGATGAAAAGAATGAAATTAATTATGAAAGTTCATGGAATTTTCATAAAAATTAGTGAAAAAAATGTGAATAGTATGAAAAATGTAAACTTGCACAACCTAATTTAGGTTTTATAGCTGGAAAGGCACTGAAATTCCAATCCTTACCTTTCTAAACAAAGGAAATACAAGGGAAAAGCTTCAATATGGATACAAGTTCCTTTCTAGGTGAAATGCGACGATGGGAATGCTATAATAGACAGGATTTAGCCATAGAGAAGCAAAAGTGCTTTCTAGGGTTATAGACACGACTTACAATTACCGGAGGGACAGTAAATGGGAAAATTGGTGATTTGCGATCATCCTTTAATTCAACACAAACTAACATTTATTCGCGACGTAAGAACAAACACGAAGGATTTCAGAGAGCATGTTGACGAAGTTGCTACATTGATGGCTTATGAGATTACACGGGATATTCCTCTAGAGACCATTACAGTACAAACACCGGTCACTGAAACCGAAAGCAAAGTGATTTCAGGAAGAATGCTTGGGCTTATCCCTATTCTTCGTGCCGGCCTAGGTATGCTTGAGGGCGTCCTAAAGCTTCTCCCTGCTGCTAAAGTAGGACATGTTGGCTTATTCCGTGATCCGGACACACTTCAACCGGTAGAGTATTACATCAAGCTTCCTACAGATGTACAGGAACGTGAGTTGATCGTAATTGATCCGATGCTAGCTACAGGGGGATCCGCGATCGCTGCCATTACCTCGCTGAAGAACCGCGGCTGTACACAGATTAAAATGATGAACCTGATTGCGGCTCCGGAAGGTGTTGCTGCAGTTCAAGAAGCGCATCCAGATGTAGATATTTACGTAGCCGCGCTTGATTCTCATTTGAATGAACATGGATATATCGTCCCAGGACTTGGCGATGCTGGAGATCGTTTGTACGGAACTAAGTAAATAGTAATCAGTAACAGGTAATACATTGAGTTTTTAATTTTTTTGATGAAAGGGTAGGGGTTATGTCCAAAATTAAAGTGATGACTATTTTCGGAGTGCGCCCCGAGGCGATCAAGATGGCTCCTCTAGTTCTTGAGCTGAAGAAGCATCCTGAGCATATCGAGTCCATCGTATGTGTTACTGCACAGCACAGAGAATTGCTCGATCAAGTGTTGGAAGTGTTCAATATAACTCCTGATTACGATCTGGATGTGATGAAGGACCGTCAGACACTTAATGAGATTACTATTCGAGTGCTTGAAGGCTTGGAACCTGTACTCAGAGAGGTTAAACCTGATATCGTACTGGTGCACGGAGATACATTAACGACGTTCCTTGCAAGTTACGCCTCTTTCCTGCAGCAAATTCAGGTTGGGCACGTAGAAGCAGGACTTCGGACATGGAACAAATTGTCTCCGTATCCTGAAGAAATGAACCGTCAACTTACAGGTGTGTTAGCAGATCTACACTTCGCTCCAACCGATTGGTCAGCTGGTAACCTGAGACATGAGAACAAAAAAGAATCAAGTATTTATATCACAGGCAACACTGTAACCGATGTGTTTCAATATACCGTACAGCCTGATTACAGGCATCCTGTTTTGGATTTCGCTTCAGGGAAAAGACTTATTTTGATGACCGCTCACCGTAGAGAATCGCAAGGTGAACCGCATCGCAATATCTTCCGAGCAGTCAAAAGAATCGCTGATGAATTCGAAGATGTTGCCATTGTTTATCCTGTGCATCCGAGTCCTGCTGTTAAGGAACCTGCACATGAAATCTTGGGTGGACATCCGAGAATCAAGCTGATTGATCCACTGGATGTCGTAGACTTGCATAATTTTTATCCGCATACTCACTTGATATTAACCGATTCCGGTGGTTTGCAAGAGGAAGCTCCTTCATACGGAGTTCCCGTGCTTGTGCTTCGTGATACGACGGAGCGTCCTGAAGGGATAGACGCTGGAACGCTAGAACTTGTGGGCACGGACGAGGAGAAGGTGTATGAACGGACACATGCTCTTTTGACTGATAATGAGCTCTATCAGTCGATGAGTCGGGCCGCCAACCCGTACGGTGATGGCAAAGCCTCCCAACGAATTGTCAATGCGATTTTGCACCATTTTGGTGTGAACAAGGAACGTCCTGAAGAGTTTCACAGAATGTTCACAAAAAATAAATAATTTCATTTAAAGTAATATTTGATCTGTTAAAATCAACATACAGTCAAACTGTACGGTTTATATGGTTTTGGAACATTTTGCTGTGATTATTTTCATGTTTTCAAGGGTTTTTAAGTAATGTTCAATGAATTGACAAAGTCTCCAGAAATTCAGTAAAATTAGTTGGGATTGTAGCCAATGAAAGAACAAAATAGCAGGGACAGCTTGTTACAGACCGCGCTTATCATTGGAAGTGCAGGCACTATACTCGCCGCTTACATTATTATTGGTTTTTTTGCGGCAAGGTGGCTGAAAGACCTGATGGAAGGCCCAAGATATTGGCTCGCCATTGGCACTATAACCGGAATGATTCTGGGGATTGTGAACGTCGTCCTGTTAATTAAAAAATTTTTGGGGGAGCAGAATGGATAATATGACTCCCATGATCAATACCGTCACTAGAGTTACGCTCGTCCTTATGGCAGGACTCTTAATGGGCTGGGCACTTCATCATGAAACCAGGGATGTTACGCTGGGCATGACTCTAGGTCTGGTGGCGGGATTGGTAAACTTTCGTTATCTGGCCGTCAAGGTTCGACGGGTAACGCAGTCGATTGCGAGCAACGAAGGGAATGCCTTCAGCCTCGGTTTTGTTACACGGATTAGCTTCGCAATTTTGGTCACCATGTTCGCGGTCAAGATTGAGCATTTCTCCCTGGTAGCAACTGTTTCGGGCGTATTCATTCCTCAGCTTCTCGCCATTCCTGCGGGGATATATCTGAGTGTGAAGAACAAACTTTAACCAGATTAAAGAGAAAGGGGGATGATACTATGCACGCTATGCCGAAAATCTTTGTCGGAGGAATACCGATAGATATATCAGCCGTATTAATGCTTCTGATCAGTTGTACAGTAGTGTTTGTACTGGTGATGTTGTCGGTTCGCAAGCTTTCGGTTGAGAATCCATCTAAGCTTCAGAATTTTATGGAATGGGTTGTAGAATTTGTAGAAGGTGTCGTTAGCAGTGCTATGGACCTGAAGAAAGGAAAACCTTACATATCTTTGGGGCTAACGTTGATTCTGTTTATCTTTGTTTCCAACCTTCTTGGATTGCCTTTCTCAGTTGTAACTGAAGCGCATGGACCTGTAACCGTGTTTGGCCATGTAATAGAAGCAACCAGGAACTTGGCGCATGGTGATCATGTTGAGATCTTATGGTACAAGTCGCCGACTGCTGACATTAATGTCACTGCGGGATTGGCAATTATCGTGTTTATTTTGATGAACTTCCTGGGCATTAAGCTCAACGGTAAGCATTATTTCAAACACTATATTGAGCCGTTTCCAATCTTTTTGCCACTGAACATTATCGAGAACTTGGCAAAACCAGTAGCTCTGGCTATTCGTCTATTTGCTAACATTTTTGCCGGAGAAGTACTGATTACAGTCATTTTGAAACTGGGGATTCTCAGTATTCCGTTCCTGGCTGTATGGCAAGGATTCAGTATTTTCGTCGGGGCACTACAGGCGTTTATCTTTACAATTCTGACGATGGTTTATATCGCACAGATGACGATTCACGAAGAAGAAGCACATTAATGAACTGCTGCGAAGAGAACGGCTATCGCCTGATTTTCTTTCGCGGGAGATATCTTATATCATTAAACACAATATGAACCAAAATTAAAGGAGGATATTTACAAATGGAATTTTTAGCAGCAGCAATAGCGGTTGGATTGGGTGCACTTGGCGCAGGTCTTGGTAACGGTATGATCGTAAGTAGAACAGTTGAGTCCATCGCTCGTCAACCAGAAGCTCGTAACGCTCTTCAAACTACAATGTTTATCGGTGTAGGTATCGTCGAAGTTATTCCGTTGGCAGCAACAGTTATCGCATTCCTGATCATGTTTTCATCTTAATAAACCGTATTTACGGTTTGGCGGGGACGGCCGATGCCATCCGCGCCTTACTTTTGTATACGTCCGCATGACGCGGTAAGGGAAGGGAGTGACCTCAGTGGAAATTGTTTGGACAAACATCTTATTTTCAATTCTAGCCTTTGGGATTCTATATTTCTTGCTCAGTAAGTATGCGTTCAGCAAACTGTTCGCAGTTATGGAGAAACGCCGTGAGCTAGTAATGCAGCAAATGGATGAAGCTGCGAAGACTAGAGAGCAAGCGGTCGCGTATGTGGAAGAGCAGAAGCAGGCGCTGAACAGTGCACGCCAGGAAGCTCAACAGATTATTCAACAATCGCAAATTACTAGTAATCAACAGGTAGAACAAGCTTTGGCGCAAGCTAAAGTTGAAGCTGCACGTGTCAAAGAAGAGGCCGTGCGCGATATCGAGAACGAGAAGAATAAAGCAGTGGAAGAGTTGCGCAGCGAAATTGGAACGGCATCTGTTCGTATTGCTTCTAAGCTTCTTAAGAAAGAAGTTAGTGCTAGCAGTGAGCAGGAGCAGCTTGTGAACCAATACCTCAATGAGGTAGGAGGCCGATCATGAGCCGCGATACGGTAGTTGCCAAGCGCTACGCTAAAGCATTGTACAGTGCAGCGGTAGAGAAGGGGATTACCCTTGAAGTAGAAGAACAGCTCAAGGCAGTGGTCGAAGTATTACATTCAGACCAAGAGGTACAGCGGTTTATTCTTGCACCGCGTATCTCAGAGTCCGACAAGCTGAAAGTGCTGCGCACAGCACTTCAAGATAAGCTCTCTCCTATCGTGATGAACATTGTAGAACTGTTAGTAGAGCGAGGCAGAACCGATATTTTTGCCGAACTGCTGGATACGTATATCAAGATTGAAGGAGACGCTCTTGGCATTGGTGATGCTAAGGTATACTCCGTTTATTCTTTAAGTGAAGAAGAACAAGCGGCTGTAGCTGCAGAATTCGGCCAGCTCGTAAACCGTAAAATCCGGGTTACGAACGTGGTGGATCCAAGCCTGCTGGGAGGACTGAAAGTTTATATCGGCGATACGCTGTATGACGGCAGTCTGTCTAGCAAATTGGAACGTCTCGAGAAATCCTTTAATGATAAGCATAGAAGATAGGGGTGAGGATATTGGGCATCAGACCTGAAGAGATCAGCACTTTGATCAAAAGTCAAATTGAGCAATATAAAGCCGATATCGAAGTTGCCGAAGTCGGCACCGTCATTCAAGTCGGAGACGGTATCGCTCGTGTCTACGGTCTGGAAAACGCAATGGCAGGCGAGTTGCTAGAGTTCTCCAACGGTGTAGTGGGCATGGCGCTCAATCTGGAAGAAAGCAACGTCGGTGTTGTTATTCTGGGTGAGTACAAGGAAATTCGTGAAGGCGATCAAGTAAAACGTACTGGACAAATCATGCAAGTTCCAGTTGGAGAGGCCCTTCTGGGTCGTGTAGTAAACGCACTCGGTATGCCGCTTGACGGTAAAGGCCCAATTCAAACGACGGAGTTCCGTCCGGTTGAGAATAACGCTCCTGGTGTTATCGACCGTAAATCGGTTCATGAGCCAATGCAAACTGGCCTTAAAGCGATTGATGCGATGGTACCAATTGGTCGTGGACAACGCGAACTTATCATTGGTGACCGTCAAACAGGTAAAACTGCAATCGCAATTGATGCGATTATCAACCAAAAAGGCAACGGAATGAAATGTATTTATGTTGCCATTGGACAAAAACAATCTACAGTAGCACAGGTTGTAGAAACTCTCCGCCGTCATGGTGCGTTGGAATATACAATCATTGTAACTGCTTCGGCTTCCGAGCCATCCCCACTGTTGTATATTGCTCCATACGCAGGTTGCGCAATGGGCGAATACTTCATGTACAAGGGCGAACATGTACTGATCATTTATGATGACCTTTCAAAACAAGCTTCGGCTTATCGCGAATTGTCCTTGCTGCTTCGTCGTCCACCGGGTCGTGAAGCGTTCCCTGGTGACGTGTTCTACTTGCATTCCCGTCTTTTGGAACGTGCGGCTAAGCTTAGTGATGCGCTTGGTGGTGGTTCATTAACCGCGCTTCCTTTCATCGAAACACAAGCATCTGACGTATCAGCTTACATTCCTACGAACGTAATCTCGATTACAGATGGTCAAATTTTCCTTGAATCCGATCTGTTCAACTCTGGACAACGTCCGGCAATCAACGTCGGTATCTCCGTTTCCCGTGTAGGGGGTTCCGCTCAGATTAAAGCGATGAAGAAGGTTGCTGGCTCGCTCCGTCTGGATCTTGCCCAATATCGTGAACTTCAAGCTTTCTCGCAGTTCGGCTCAGATCTAGATAAATCGACGCTTGCTCGTCTGAATCGCGGAGCGCGTATGATGGAAGTTCTGAAGCAAGGTGTAAATCAGCCGTTGACTGTTGAGCATCAAGTACTCAGCTTGTACACAGCTGTAAAAGGATATTTGGATGATATTCCTGTTAAAGACGTAAAACGTTTTGAAAAGGAATTTCTTGCTTACATGGATAGCAGTGCTGCTGAAGTTGCTCAATCCATCAAAGATACAAAAGATTTGACAGCAGATAACGAAGCCGCTCTTAAAGCAGCAATTGATAAATTTAAAAGAGGCTTTGCTACTAGCTAATATAGATAGTGCGTAAACGGATCTTACTAAGTGAGCTTTGGCTCTGCCGAAGCTCAGGCTTTACTTATAAAGTTAGCTTTGACTCCGTTAAAGCTAAGATGATGCTTACGAAGTTAGCTTTGACTTCGTCAAAGCTTTAAGGTGGTGAAATCATGGCAAGAAGCATGCGTGATATTAAACGTCAAATTAAGAGTGTTCAAAACACAAGACAGATCACAAAAGCGATGGAAATGGTAGCCGCCTCCAAGCTGAGAAAAGCTCAGGAGAAGGCAATTGCCGCCCGTCCTTATGCTGAGAAGCTGAAAGAGGTTGTATCGAGTATTGCTGCTGGTACAGAAGGCATCCAGCATCCCATGCTGGTCAGTCGTCCTGTGAAAAAAACCGGTTATCTTATCGTGACCTCTGATAGAGGACTTGCGGGAGGATACAACGCTAATATTCTACGTAAGGTGACGATGCTCATCGCTGAGCGACATAAATCGAAAGATGAGTACGCCTTGTTCGTCATCGGTCGTAAAGGCCGTGACTTCTTACGCCGCCGTGAATATCCGATTGTACATGAGGTTACCGAGCTTTCGGATGCGCCGAAATTTGCAGATATCAAGACTATCGCGAACTTGGCAGTACAACAGTTTGAGACAGGTGAGTATGACGAGTTGTACGTTTGTTACAACCAATTCGTCAATGCTATTACCCAGATTCCAACCGTTGATCGACTGTTGCCTATGGAAGGCGTAGGAAATCATGAGCATCATGAAGCATCCGCAAATTACGAATATGAACCTTCACCGGAAGGCGTTCTCGAAGTATTACTTCCGAAATATGCCGAAACTTTGATTTATAGCGCAATTCTGGATGGCAAAGCCAGTGAGCTGGGTGCGAAAATGACAGCGATGGGCAGTGCAACAAAGAACGCGTCGAAAATGATCGGAGAACTTACCCTTACGTACAACCGTGCCCGTCAGGCGGCAATTACACAGGAAATTACCGAGATCGTGGCCGGAGCGAACGCTCAGTCTTAAAAATACAAGAAAAGTTAAGCAGTGTGCTTGACTTACCTTGTATTTTACGAGAAACAGTGCCGTGTTAAGCGATACATAGTATCGCCTGCTTCGGGAGTATAACTCCTTAAGAACGGCACTGCAGTTCTTCTTAAAATATAAGAAAGTATAGGTTTTACACTATACAAAATGCTTATATTTCTACGAGAAACGGTTGTCATCTTTATATGACGACAATGTCGTTTCTTCTTGACGTAACAGCTTTCGAGGAGGGAATTGAAGATGAACAAAGGACGCGTTGTAAGCATTATGGGTCCGGTTGTCGATATTGAATTTGAACGCGGCCAGTTGCCCGAGATATTCAACGCTATCAAAATTGAAACTGTCTTGGATAATGGTCGCCAGATTAACCTAACACTTGAGGTTTCCAATCACTTGGGAGACAATCTGGTACGTTGTATCGCTATGTCTTCTACAGATGGTCTGGTTCGTGGACTGGACGCAATGGACCAAGGAGGTCCTATTTCGGTTCCTGTAGGGGAAGCGACATTAGGCCGGGTATTTAACGTACTTGGGAATCCAATTGATAACGCTGGTGAAGTTGCAGCTGAGATTAGGAACCCAATTCACCGTTTGGCTCCGACTTTTGATGAATTGTCGACACAAGCCGAAATTTTGGAAACGGGTATTAAAGTTATCGACTTGCTGGCACCTTACGCTAAGGGCGGTAAAGTTGGTCTGTTCGGCGGTGCCGGTGTAGGTAAAACGGTAACGATTCAAGAATTGATTAATAACATTGCCCAAGAACACGGTGGTATTTCCGTATTCGCGGGTGTGGGTGAACGTACTCGTGAAGGTAATGACCTTTATCACGAAATGACGGACTCAGGTGTTATTAAGAAAACAGCAATGGTGTTCGGACAAATGAATGAGCCTCCAGGCGCGCGTCTACGCGTAGCTTTGACCGGTCTTACTATGGCGGAATATTTCCGTGATGTAGAAGGTCGCGATACGCTGCTCTTTATTGATAATATATTCCGTTTCACCCAAGCGGGTTCCGAAGTATCCGCTCTTCTCGGACGTATGCCGTCCGCGGTAGGTTATCAGCCTACACTGGCTACTGAAATGGGTCAGTTGCAAGAGCGTATCACTTCGACCAAAAAAGGCTCCGTTACTTCCATTCAAGCAATCTACGTACCGGCGGATGACTACA
This window of the Paenibacillus sp. FSL R10-2734 genome carries:
- a CDS encoding AtpZ/AtpI family protein, producing the protein MKEQNSRDSLLQTALIIGSAGTILAAYIIIGFFAARWLKDLMEGPRYWLAIGTITGMILGIVNVVLLIKKFLGEQNG
- a CDS encoding ATP synthase subunit I, with the protein product MDNMTPMINTVTRVTLVLMAGLLMGWALHHETRDVTLGMTLGLVAGLVNFRYLAVKVRRVTQSIASNEGNAFSLGFVTRISFAILVTMFAVKIEHFSLVATVSGVFIPQLLAIPAGIYLSVKNKL
- the upp gene encoding uracil phosphoribosyltransferase — protein: MGKLVICDHPLIQHKLTFIRDVRTNTKDFREHVDEVATLMAYEITRDIPLETITVQTPVTETESKVISGRMLGLIPILRAGLGMLEGVLKLLPAAKVGHVGLFRDPDTLQPVEYYIKLPTDVQERELIVIDPMLATGGSAIAAITSLKNRGCTQIKMMNLIAAPEGVAAVQEAHPDVDIYVAALDSHLNEHGYIVPGLGDAGDRLYGTK
- the wecB gene encoding UDP-N-acetylglucosamine 2-epimerase (non-hydrolyzing), translating into MSKIKVMTIFGVRPEAIKMAPLVLELKKHPEHIESIVCVTAQHRELLDQVLEVFNITPDYDLDVMKDRQTLNEITIRVLEGLEPVLREVKPDIVLVHGDTLTTFLASYASFLQQIQVGHVEAGLRTWNKLSPYPEEMNRQLTGVLADLHFAPTDWSAGNLRHENKKESSIYITGNTVTDVFQYTVQPDYRHPVLDFASGKRLILMTAHRRESQGEPHRNIFRAVKRIADEFEDVAIVYPVHPSPAVKEPAHEILGGHPRIKLIDPLDVVDLHNFYPHTHLILTDSGGLQEEAPSYGVPVLVLRDTTERPEGIDAGTLELVGTDEEKVYERTHALLTDNELYQSMSRAANPYGDGKASQRIVNAILHHFGVNKERPEEFHRMFTKNK
- the atpE gene encoding F0F1 ATP synthase subunit C: MEFLAAAIAVGLGALGAGLGNGMIVSRTVESIARQPEARNALQTTMFIGVGIVEVIPLAATVIAFLIMFSS
- a CDS encoding F0F1 ATP synthase subunit delta — translated: MSRDTVVAKRYAKALYSAAVEKGITLEVEEQLKAVVEVLHSDQEVQRFILAPRISESDKLKVLRTALQDKLSPIVMNIVELLVERGRTDIFAELLDTYIKIEGDALGIGDAKVYSVYSLSEEEQAAVAAEFGQLVNRKIRVTNVVDPSLLGGLKVYIGDTLYDGSLSSKLERLEKSFNDKHRR
- the atpF gene encoding F0F1 ATP synthase subunit B, with the protein product MEIVWTNILFSILAFGILYFLLSKYAFSKLFAVMEKRRELVMQQMDEAAKTREQAVAYVEEQKQALNSARQEAQQIIQQSQITSNQQVEQALAQAKVEAARVKEEAVRDIENEKNKAVEELRSEIGTASVRIASKLLKKEVSASSEQEQLVNQYLNEVGGRS
- the atpA gene encoding F0F1 ATP synthase subunit alpha, with translation MGIRPEEISTLIKSQIEQYKADIEVAEVGTVIQVGDGIARVYGLENAMAGELLEFSNGVVGMALNLEESNVGVVILGEYKEIREGDQVKRTGQIMQVPVGEALLGRVVNALGMPLDGKGPIQTTEFRPVENNAPGVIDRKSVHEPMQTGLKAIDAMVPIGRGQRELIIGDRQTGKTAIAIDAIINQKGNGMKCIYVAIGQKQSTVAQVVETLRRHGALEYTIIVTASASEPSPLLYIAPYAGCAMGEYFMYKGEHVLIIYDDLSKQASAYRELSLLLRRPPGREAFPGDVFYLHSRLLERAAKLSDALGGGSLTALPFIETQASDVSAYIPTNVISITDGQIFLESDLFNSGQRPAINVGISVSRVGGSAQIKAMKKVAGSLRLDLAQYRELQAFSQFGSDLDKSTLARLNRGARMMEVLKQGVNQPLTVEHQVLSLYTAVKGYLDDIPVKDVKRFEKEFLAYMDSSAAEVAQSIKDTKDLTADNEAALKAAIDKFKRGFATS
- the atpG gene encoding ATP synthase F1 subunit gamma yields the protein MARSMRDIKRQIKSVQNTRQITKAMEMVAASKLRKAQEKAIAARPYAEKLKEVVSSIAAGTEGIQHPMLVSRPVKKTGYLIVTSDRGLAGGYNANILRKVTMLIAERHKSKDEYALFVIGRKGRDFLRRREYPIVHEVTELSDAPKFADIKTIANLAVQQFETGEYDELYVCYNQFVNAITQIPTVDRLLPMEGVGNHEHHEASANYEYEPSPEGVLEVLLPKYAETLIYSAILDGKASELGAKMTAMGSATKNASKMIGELTLTYNRARQAAITQEITEIVAGANAQS
- the atpD gene encoding F0F1 ATP synthase subunit beta; the encoded protein is MNKGRVVSIMGPVVDIEFERGQLPEIFNAIKIETVLDNGRQINLTLEVSNHLGDNLVRCIAMSSTDGLVRGLDAMDQGGPISVPVGEATLGRVFNVLGNPIDNAGEVAAEIRNPIHRLAPTFDELSTQAEILETGIKVIDLLAPYAKGGKVGLFGGAGVGKTVTIQELINNIAQEHGGISVFAGVGERTREGNDLYHEMTDSGVIKKTAMVFGQMNEPPGARLRVALTGLTMAEYFRDVEGRDTLLFIDNIFRFTQAGSEVSALLGRMPSAVGYQPTLATEMGQLQERITSTKKGSVTSIQAIYVPADDYTDPAPATAFAHLDATTNLERKISEKGIFPAVDPLASSSRLLAPEIVGEEHYNVAQGVKQLLQRYTELQDIIAILGMDELSEDDKVIVSRARKVERFLSQPFHVAEQFTGFKGKYVPIKETVRSFREILDGKHDDLPEAAFLFVGTIEEAVEKAKTMM
- the atpB gene encoding F0F1 ATP synthase subunit A codes for the protein MHAMPKIFVGGIPIDISAVLMLLISCTVVFVLVMLSVRKLSVENPSKLQNFMEWVVEFVEGVVSSAMDLKKGKPYISLGLTLILFIFVSNLLGLPFSVVTEAHGPVTVFGHVIEATRNLAHGDHVEILWYKSPTADINVTAGLAIIVFILMNFLGIKLNGKHYFKHYIEPFPIFLPLNIIENLAKPVALAIRLFANIFAGEVLITVILKLGILSIPFLAVWQGFSIFVGALQAFIFTILTMVYIAQMTIHEEEAH